Within the bacterium genome, the region AATTTCCTAAATTTCCAAGCTCACCAAAAGAACAAAGTATTAATATAAACACAAGTGTCATTAAGGATATGATAAATAAGACAGCATTTGCTATGTCACATGATGAAGTAAGGTATGTATTAAATGGAGTTTATTTAGAAATAGAGAAAGGGGATAAGAGTAAGACTTTGTTAAAAGCTGTAACTACAGATGGAAAAAGGTTGGCATATATCTTTAATAGTGTAAATGCACCTAATAATTACACAAAAAAGGTAATAATTCCATCAAAAACAATAAATGAGATATCAAGAATTATAGATGAATGGGAAAATATTAAGATTATAATAGGGGAAAAACAAATTAATTTTGAAACAGATAATATTATAATAACGTCTAGGCTAATAGAAGGGCATTTCCCTGATTATAATCAGATCCTACCAAAGAAATATAAGGAGAGGGTTAAATTAAATACTGAACAATTTCTTACGTCAGTAAAGAGAGTTGCCCTTTTAATAAATGATAAGACCAATTATATAAAATTAAATCTTAAGAAAGATGTGATGGTTTTATCAATAGAAACACCTGAAGTAGGCCAGGCACAAGAGGAGATGGAAATAGATTATAAAGGAGAAGAGCTAACGATAGCATTCAATCCTAATTATATAATAGATGTTTTAAAGAATATTGGGGATGATGAAATTTACTTTGATTTAATAGATAGTGAAAATCCAGGGGTTATCAGGCAAGTAAATTTAGACAACTACCTGTGTGTAATAATGCCAATAAAAATATAGTGGTACGGTATTCCAGACCTGAACATATAAAGAATGTTGTTAGTGATGTAATATCTAGGATAAAAGAAAAAGAAAGTAAAAAAAAGATAGTAAAAATAGGAGAATATATAGCTAAAACTTTAGGAGAGCAAAGTAGGGAGCATGTAGAGGTGAGCGGATTAAGGAGGGGAAGCTTATATATAAGCGTTGATAGCTCAGCATGGCTTCAAGAATTGAGCTTAATGAAACAGGATTTGGCAAATGGTATTAATGTGAAATTTAAACAGGATCTTGCACTTGTAAAGGAGATAAAGATTAGACTAAGCAATGGCTAATTTAGGATTAAAATTTCGGAATTTGCGCTGATAAGGAGAGGAGTTGATGGATAAGATAAAGAAAGGCGGATATAACGCACAGGAAATTCAGGTTTTAGAGGGGTTGGAAGCTGTTAGAAAACGCCCAAGTATGTATATTGGAGATACTGGGGCAAGAGGATTGCATCATTTAGTGTATGAGGTTGTTGACAACAGCATAGATGAAGCGCTTGTAGGTTACTGTAAAACAATAGATGTTCTTGTCCATGTGGATAACAGTGTTACAGTGATAGACGATGGACGGGGAATTCCTGTTGATATTCATGCTGAGCATAAGAAGTCGGGAGTAGAAGTGGTAATGACAATGCTTCATGCAGGCGGGAAGTTTGATCATAAAGCATATCAGGTTTCAGGGGGGCTGCATGGAGTAGGCGTATCTGTTGTTAATGCCCTTTCAGAATGGCTGCTGGTAGAGGTTAAGAGAGACGGGGGAATATATGAGCAGGAGTTTAGAATCGGCAAGCCAGTCGGTTCTTTAGAAATTATAGGAAAAACGAAGAATACAGGAACAAGAGTTACGTTCAAACCAGACATTAATATATTTAAAGATATTAACTTTGATTTTGATATATTATCAAACAGATTAAGAGAGCTTGCTTTTCTAAACAGAGGGATAAAGATAAGTATAATAGATGAGCGAGAGGATAAAAAACATATCTTCCAATATGAAGGAGGGATTGTTTCTTTTGTAAAGTATCTTAATGAAAACAAAATAGCTCTTCACGAAAACCCCATATATTTTTCTAAAGAGAGAGATGATATTAAAGTGGAAGTTGCAATGCAATATAACGACACCTATGTGGAAAATATATTTGCATTTGCCAATAGCATAAATACTCAAGAGGGAGGAACTCATCTGGCTGGATTTAGATCTGCGTTAACCAGAGTTGCGAACGATTATGCTCGTAAATCGGGGTTTTTTAAAGAGGGCGTTTCTCTGTCCGGGAACGATGTAAGAGAGGGATTAGTGGCTGTTATAAGTGTAAAATTGCCTGAGCCACAGTTTGAGGGACAGACAAAAACAAAACTTGGCAATGCAGAGGTTAGAGGCATAATGGACTCTGTGGTAAGCGAGGAGGTCAAGAACTTTCTGGAAGAGAATCCTGTGATAGCAAGAAAGATTTTAGAAAAGTCTATTCTTGCTGCCAGGGCAAGAGATGCTGCTAGGAAAGCAAGAGAGTTAACCCGTAGAAAGGGAGCACTTGATTCTTTAGCGCTTCCAGGGAAACTGGCAGATTGTTCGGAGAAGTCCCCTGCGCTTTGTGAAATATATATAGTTGAAGGAGATTCTGCTGGCGGTTCTGCAAAGCAGGGCAGGGACAGGGTTTTTCAGGCAATATTGCCATTAAAAGGGAAGATTCTAAATGTAGAAAAGGCGAGATTAGACAAGATATTAAATAACGAAGAAATAAGAACCCTTATTACAGCCATTGGTACAGGGATTGGGGAGGAGGATTTTGATATAGAAAAAGCAAGATACCATAAAATAATAATTATGACAGACGCTGATATAGACGGAGCACATATCAGGACGCTTTTGCTTACCTTCTTTTATAGACAGATGACAACATTGTTAGAGAAGGGATATATTTATATTGCACAGCCTCCATTATACAAGGTTAAAAAGGGAAAGGCAGAGCAATATCTTAAAAGCGACAA harbors:
- the gyrB gene encoding DNA topoisomerase (ATP-hydrolyzing) subunit B, yielding MDKIKKGGYNAQEIQVLEGLEAVRKRPSMYIGDTGARGLHHLVYEVVDNSIDEALVGYCKTIDVLVHVDNSVTVIDDGRGIPVDIHAEHKKSGVEVVMTMLHAGGKFDHKAYQVSGGLHGVGVSVVNALSEWLLVEVKRDGGIYEQEFRIGKPVGSLEIIGKTKNTGTRVTFKPDINIFKDINFDFDILSNRLRELAFLNRGIKISIIDEREDKKHIFQYEGGIVSFVKYLNENKIALHENPIYFSKERDDIKVEVAMQYNDTYVENIFAFANSINTQEGGTHLAGFRSALTRVANDYARKSGFFKEGVSLSGNDVREGLVAVISVKLPEPQFEGQTKTKLGNAEVRGIMDSVVSEEVKNFLEENPVIARKILEKSILAARARDAARKARELTRRKGALDSLALPGKLADCSEKSPALCEIYIVEGDSAGGSAKQGRDRVFQAILPLKGKILNVEKARLDKILNNEEIRTLITAIGTGIGEEDFDIEKARYHKIIIMTDADIDGAHIRTLLLTFFYRQMTTLLEKGYIYIAQPPLYKVKKGKAEQYLKSDKAFNDFILSSGLKDVEITILKEQRKITDMQLKAIVSDLAQLENLIKVFERRGISFVDYLKLRDKNTDSFPKYRVRTAKGFQYFYTDKELAALEEKQNETQKQLNIFESAEPTTAEITEFPESRQIGDILKRIEQKGISSDTLLPESGKKKPIYRISTGDKEYEINSGYEILDSIKALGRKGLIIQRYKGLGEMNPSQLWETTMDPKERTLLKVGMEDAVEADRIFTILMGDQVEPRRKFILEHALEVSNLDV
- a CDS encoding DUF721 domain-containing protein, with protein sequence MCNNANKNIVVRYSRPEHIKNVVSDVISRIKEKESKKKIVKIGEYIAKTLGEQSREHVEVSGLRRGSLYISVDSSAWLQELSLMKQDLANGINVKFKQDLALVKEIKIRLSNG
- the dnaN gene encoding DNA polymerase III subunit beta encodes the protein MLKISCLKKDLLKATQIIIGAITPKTTLPILSNILIETKKDSITIFATDLEIGMKYTVKCNIIKEGIITLPARHLTNIVKELPEGEIEIIEEKNNIINIKSGKILFRINSLKKDEFPKFPSSPKEQSININTSVIKDMINKTAFAMSHDEVRYVLNGVYLEIEKGDKSKTLLKAVTTDGKRLAYIFNSVNAPNNYTKKVIIPSKTINEISRIIDEWENIKIIIGEKQINFETDNIIITSRLIEGHFPDYNQILPKKYKERVKLNTEQFLTSVKRVALLINDKTNYIKLNLKKDVMVLSIETPEVGQAQEEMEIDYKGEELTIAFNPNYIIDVLKNIGDDEIYFDLIDSENPGVIRQVNLDNYLCVIMPIKI